In Vibrio japonicus, the following are encoded in one genomic region:
- the phnR gene encoding phosphonate utilization transcriptional regulator PhnR, giving the protein MQYVKIKDSIVEQIEAGMLSPRQKLPAERKLAESFDTTRVTLREALSLLEAEGRIYREDRRGWFISPEPLKYDPTQTINFPNMALSQNRVPKTEVISAKGTLANKQAAQLLELQPFSDVFRVDRVRYLEDRPVVYVTNYIRPELFPNLLDFDLSNSLTDIYRDHFSVCYQKTRYRISTSTLLGDTAQALRATSGTPAMVVERVNYNQHGELIDCDIEYWRHDAISIESTAELQR; this is encoded by the coding sequence GTGCAGTACGTTAAAATAAAAGATTCTATTGTTGAGCAAATTGAGGCTGGGATGTTATCTCCAAGGCAGAAACTTCCAGCCGAAAGGAAGTTAGCTGAGTCATTCGATACCACGCGTGTGACCTTGCGTGAAGCGCTCTCTCTGCTAGAAGCGGAAGGTCGAATTTACCGTGAAGATAGGAGAGGTTGGTTTATCTCTCCTGAACCGCTGAAGTACGACCCAACGCAGACGATTAACTTCCCGAATATGGCGCTGTCACAAAATCGAGTGCCTAAAACGGAGGTCATTTCAGCAAAAGGGACATTGGCAAACAAGCAAGCCGCGCAGTTACTTGAGTTGCAACCGTTCTCAGATGTCTTTCGAGTGGACCGAGTTCGCTATTTAGAAGATCGCCCAGTGGTGTATGTGACTAACTACATTCGCCCGGAACTGTTTCCAAATCTGCTTGATTTTGATTTGTCTAACTCGTTGACGGACATTTACCGCGATCACTTTAGTGTGTGTTATCAGAAGACACGCTACCGAATTTCAACCAGCACTTTGTTAGGAGACACCGCACAGGCACTGCGTGCAACCTCTGGCACACCAGCTATGGTGGTAGAACGGGTTAACTATAACCAGCATGGTGAACTGATTGATTGCGATATAGAGTATTGGCGCCATGATGCCATCAGCATTGAATCAACTGCAGAACTTCAGCGGTAA
- a CDS encoding putative 2-aminoethylphosphonate ABC transporter permease subunit has protein sequence MTNPTIKVPKPFTLGFIRRLSRDNLTLFGLLTILSILMILFIVMPLWAMMVKSVQGRDGEFVGFANFADYFSQAALWHSLGNTFTVGLLVTAVVGVLSFGYAYALTRSCMPCKGLFHVLGTAPILAPSLLPAISLIFLFGNQGIAKELLGGHSVYGLIGISLGLIFWTFPHALMIMTTSLRTSDARLYEAARALKTSPLKTFFVVTLPAAKYGLISTLIVVFTLVVCDFGVPKVIGGSYNVLATDIFKQVVGQQNFSMGAVTSIVLLIPALFAFTADRWVQKKQKSLFDTRSVPYKPEPNKLRDGLCLAYCVLISCAVVAVLGMAVYGSLVTFWPWNTALTLNNYNFAEMSTYGWSPYFNSLSLATWTAIIGTAIIFIGAYCIEKGRAFSPIRQVMQMLSVMPMAVPGMVLGLGYIFYFNDANNPLNVLYGTMAFLVANTIVHYYTVGHMTALTALKQIPAEIEATAASVKLPQYKLFFKVTLPVCMPAVLDIGSYLFINALTTTSAVVFIYSTDTIPASVSVLNMDDAGQTGSAAAMAVMIMLSAAIAKLIHMTLGKWLENRTQAWRNR, from the coding sequence ATGACCAATCCAACAATTAAGGTGCCGAAACCGTTCACGTTAGGTTTTATAAGACGTTTAAGCCGCGACAATCTGACGTTGTTTGGGCTGTTAACCATTTTGTCGATACTGATGATCCTATTTATTGTCATGCCGTTATGGGCGATGATGGTAAAAAGTGTGCAAGGTCGTGATGGCGAGTTTGTGGGTTTTGCAAACTTTGCTGATTACTTCTCTCAAGCCGCATTGTGGCACTCTTTAGGAAATACATTCACGGTCGGCTTGCTCGTTACTGCGGTGGTCGGTGTACTATCGTTTGGTTATGCCTACGCGCTCACTCGTTCATGTATGCCGTGTAAAGGGCTGTTTCATGTGTTGGGTACTGCGCCAATTCTTGCGCCTTCGTTGCTGCCTGCTATAAGCCTGATTTTCTTATTTGGTAATCAAGGTATTGCAAAAGAGCTTTTAGGTGGTCATTCAGTTTACGGATTGATTGGTATCTCACTGGGTTTGATATTCTGGACGTTTCCTCATGCACTTATGATCATGACGACCTCACTCAGAACATCAGATGCGCGATTGTATGAAGCGGCACGAGCACTTAAAACATCGCCGTTAAAGACCTTTTTTGTCGTTACTTTGCCAGCGGCTAAATACGGACTTATCAGCACGTTGATTGTCGTATTTACGTTGGTTGTGTGTGACTTTGGTGTGCCAAAAGTGATCGGTGGCAGTTATAACGTGTTAGCGACCGATATTTTCAAACAAGTGGTTGGCCAGCAAAACTTTTCGATGGGTGCGGTGACAAGTATTGTGCTGTTAATCCCTGCTTTGTTTGCATTCACAGCGGATCGTTGGGTGCAGAAAAAACAGAAAAGCCTATTTGATACTCGCTCTGTTCCTTACAAACCGGAGCCAAACAAACTGCGTGATGGACTGTGCTTGGCGTATTGTGTTTTGATCTCGTGTGCGGTTGTTGCCGTATTGGGCATGGCTGTATACGGTTCTCTGGTCACGTTCTGGCCTTGGAATACCGCGCTGACGTTGAACAACTATAACTTCGCGGAAATGAGCACCTACGGCTGGAGTCCTTATTTTAACTCGCTTTCGCTGGCGACTTGGACGGCAATCATTGGTACGGCGATCATTTTTATTGGTGCGTACTGCATTGAAAAAGGAAGGGCGTTCTCACCGATACGTCAGGTAATGCAGATGCTTAGCGTGATGCCGATGGCAGTTCCAGGTATGGTTCTAGGCTTGGGTTATATCTTTTACTTTAATGACGCGAATAACCCGCTCAACGTACTTTATGGCACCATGGCATTTTTAGTGGCGAATACGATTGTTCACTACTACACGGTAGGACATATGACAGCGCTGACGGCTTTGAAGCAAATTCCGGCTGAAATTGAGGCAACTGCGGCGTCGGTTAAACTTCCGCAATACAAGCTGTTTTTTAAAGTGACTCTACCTGTCTGTATGCCAGCCGTTTTGGATATCGGTAGCTACTTGTTTATTAATGCATTAACCACCACTTCTGCGGTAGTATTTATCTATTCGACCGACACCATACCGGCCTCTGTCTCGGTGTTAAATATGGATGATGCCGGACAAACCGGGTCTGCGGCAGCGATGGCAGTGATGATTATGCTCTCGGCTGCGATAGCGAAGCTCATTCATATGACGTTGGGTAAGTGGTTAGAAAATAGAACGCAAGCGTGGCGTAATAGGTAA
- a CDS encoding putative 2-aminoethylphosphonate ABC transporter ATP-binding protein codes for MSTNQPYLRIENVVKQFGQFTALKQISLAIEKGEFVCFLGPSGCGKTTLLRAIAGLDLPTSGSIHQDGEDTTFLPPEKRDFGIVFQSYALFPNLTVQENIAIGLKNQGMSTKEALEKVEYWLEMIGLPTSTHKFPNQLSGGQQQRVALARALALSPGLLLLDEPLSALDAKVRVHLRDEICKLQRKLGITTIMVTHDQDEALTMADRIVVMNHGVIEQVGTPQEIYQQPATRFVAGFVGKMNFIEASLTTDTSLRIAESLIPLPTIENVELSRGDHFALAVRPESVRIVEHSKGALPVRITSSEFLGAFYRVECTLQDDQSADAIYIDITGEKAEQLQLKVGEIRYIEFANQGVRAYPSISSAAHQQDRAA; via the coding sequence ATGTCAACTAACCAACCTTATCTACGAATTGAAAATGTGGTGAAGCAATTTGGCCAATTCACCGCGTTAAAGCAAATATCCTTAGCAATCGAAAAAGGGGAGTTTGTTTGCTTTCTTGGCCCTTCTGGCTGCGGGAAAACAACATTACTGAGAGCGATAGCGGGACTAGATTTACCCACTTCCGGCAGTATCCACCAAGACGGCGAAGATACGACGTTTCTACCACCTGAAAAGCGTGACTTTGGCATTGTCTTCCAGTCCTACGCGTTATTTCCGAACCTGACTGTGCAAGAGAACATTGCGATTGGTTTAAAAAATCAAGGCATGTCGACCAAAGAAGCGTTAGAGAAAGTCGAATACTGGCTTGAGATGATCGGTCTTCCCACTTCAACGCACAAATTCCCTAACCAACTTTCTGGCGGGCAGCAGCAACGTGTAGCCTTGGCGCGTGCGTTGGCTCTATCTCCGGGTTTGCTTCTTCTTGACGAGCCTTTATCGGCGCTTGATGCCAAGGTTCGTGTTCATCTGCGCGATGAAATATGTAAGCTCCAACGCAAATTGGGGATCACAACGATTATGGTTACGCATGACCAAGATGAGGCGTTAACCATGGCGGATCGCATTGTGGTTATGAATCATGGTGTGATTGAGCAAGTCGGTACGCCGCAAGAGATCTATCAGCAGCCAGCGACTCGCTTTGTGGCGGGCTTTGTCGGGAAGATGAACTTTATTGAAGCGTCATTGACGACGGACACAAGCTTACGTATCGCTGAGTCTTTAATACCGCTACCTACTATTGAAAACGTTGAGCTGTCTCGCGGTGATCATTTCGCTCTTGCTGTGCGCCCTGAAAGCGTTCGCATTGTAGAGCACTCAAAAGGTGCATTACCTGTTCGAATCACATCATCTGAATTTCTTGGCGCTTTTTATCGGGTCGAGTGTACGTTGCAAGATGACCAAAGTGCCGATGCTATCTACATCGATATCACTGGTGAAAAGGCCGAGCAGCTACAGCTAAAAGTGGGTGAGATTCGCTATATTGAGTTCGCTAATCAGGGAGTGCGTGCGTATCCATCGATAAGTTCTGCTGCTCATCAGCAAGACAGAGCGGCGTAG
- a CDS encoding putative 2-aminoethylphosphonate ABC transporter substrate-binding protein, producing MMKNRLMKGSLAALVSLLATNALAAQEVTVYTAFETDILAKYKSAFEKENPDVSIKWVRDSTGIMTAKLLAEKNNPHAEVVWGLAGSSMALLKEEGILKPYTPKGVNELNNSLNDPQTNQAWYGNDAFFNAVCFNEIVAKQLNLPKPTSWEDLTKPVYKGHIAMPNPASSGTGYMQVSAWLQNMGEDKAWNYMKDLDQNIAHYTHSGSKPCVQAGMGEVAIGISMASRGAKLKTQGAPLDVITPKGIGWESEAVGLVKESDAAKRVVDWSISKAANELYVEMYPVVAHKDVKATTSHFPNVQDNMAKMDFAQMGSKRAEVLAKWSEKFDAKSEPKS from the coding sequence ATGATGAAGAACCGTTTGATGAAAGGATCGCTAGCTGCACTTGTGTCACTGCTTGCAACAAATGCATTGGCAGCACAGGAAGTGACGGTCTACACCGCTTTTGAAACTGACATTCTGGCAAAATACAAATCAGCGTTTGAGAAAGAAAATCCAGACGTATCGATTAAATGGGTACGCGATTCTACAGGCATCATGACGGCTAAGCTGTTAGCAGAGAAAAATAACCCACACGCTGAAGTAGTTTGGGGCTTGGCAGGCTCATCTATGGCGCTACTTAAAGAAGAAGGCATTCTTAAGCCTTACACACCAAAAGGGGTTAACGAGCTTAATAACAGCCTCAACGATCCTCAAACAAACCAAGCTTGGTACGGCAACGACGCATTTTTTAACGCGGTATGCTTTAACGAAATTGTTGCAAAGCAGCTTAATCTTCCAAAACCAACAAGCTGGGAAGACCTAACTAAGCCAGTTTACAAAGGCCACATTGCAATGCCTAACCCTGCATCATCTGGTACTGGTTACATGCAGGTGTCTGCTTGGCTGCAAAATATGGGCGAAGATAAAGCATGGAACTACATGAAAGATCTAGACCAAAACATCGCGCATTACACTCATTCTGGTTCTAAACCATGTGTTCAAGCTGGTATGGGCGAAGTCGCAATTGGTATTTCTATGGCTAGCCGCGGCGCTAAACTGAAAACGCAGGGTGCGCCGTTAGATGTCATCACACCAAAGGGTATTGGCTGGGAATCTGAAGCGGTTGGTTTGGTGAAAGAGTCTGATGCAGCTAAACGCGTTGTCGATTGGTCAATCTCTAAAGCAGCGAACGAACTGTACGTAGAAATGTACCCAGTGGTTGCTCACAAAGATGTGAAAGCGACAACATCCCACTTCCCGAATGTACAAGACAATATGGCGAAGATGGACTTTGCGCAAATGGGCAGCAAACGTGCGGAAGTTTTGGCGAAATGGTCTGAAAAATTTGACGCGAAGTCTGAACCGAAATCGTAA
- the phnW gene encoding 2-aminoethylphosphonate--pyruvate transaminase produces MKNEYLLLTPGPLSTSESVREAMLKDWCTWDDDYNKEIVEVIRTKLVNLATQQQGYTSVLMQGSGTASVEATIGSAIDKNGKLLVIDNGAYGARIAQIADYLNIPCHVVSPGETSRPNLNKVETALASDPTISHVAIVHCETTTGMLNPIKDVAELAKRHNKTVILDAMSSFGGIPMDIGELDIDFMISSANKCIQGVPGFGFVIAKQSELEKCKGRARSLSLDLYDQWHCMEANHGKWRFTSPTHTVRAFYQALLELEQEGGIEARHQRYQTNQKTLVKGMRSLGFETLLSDDLHSPIITSFYSPTDETYQFKTFYHSLKEKGFVIYPGKVSNADCFRIGNIGEVYPEDIERLIVAIGQSMYWKQAELVA; encoded by the coding sequence ATGAAAAACGAATATCTACTGCTGACACCTGGACCTTTATCGACATCTGAATCTGTACGCGAAGCGATGCTGAAAGACTGGTGTACTTGGGATGATGACTACAACAAAGAGATCGTCGAAGTCATTCGCACAAAACTGGTCAACTTAGCCACGCAGCAACAAGGCTACACTAGCGTACTCATGCAAGGCAGCGGCACCGCATCGGTTGAAGCAACCATCGGCAGCGCCATTGATAAAAACGGAAAGTTATTGGTCATCGATAACGGTGCATACGGCGCCCGTATTGCTCAAATAGCAGACTATCTGAACATCCCGTGCCATGTCGTTTCTCCCGGCGAAACATCACGGCCAAACTTGAACAAGGTTGAAACGGCATTGGCATCGGACCCGACTATCAGCCACGTCGCCATTGTTCACTGCGAGACAACAACGGGCATGTTAAACCCGATTAAAGACGTTGCTGAATTAGCAAAACGCCACAATAAAACCGTGATTCTAGATGCGATGTCGAGCTTTGGCGGTATCCCTATGGACATCGGTGAGCTAGATATCGACTTTATGATCAGCTCTGCGAACAAATGCATTCAAGGTGTTCCGGGCTTTGGCTTTGTTATTGCCAAACAAAGTGAACTGGAGAAATGTAAAGGTCGTGCACGCTCGCTGAGCTTAGACCTCTATGACCAATGGCATTGCATGGAAGCCAATCACGGTAAATGGCGTTTTACGTCACCAACACATACGGTACGCGCGTTCTACCAAGCGCTGCTCGAGCTTGAGCAAGAAGGCGGCATTGAAGCGAGACACCAACGCTACCAAACCAACCAAAAGACATTGGTTAAAGGTATGCGCTCATTGGGTTTCGAGACGCTACTCAGTGACGATCTGCACTCACCGATCATCACCTCTTTTTATTCACCAACCGATGAAACCTATCAATTCAAAACGTTTTATCACTCACTGAAAGAAAAAGGCTTTGTTATTTATCCGGGTAAAGTCTCCAACGCGGATTGTTTCCGAATCGGCAACATCGGTGAAGTTTACCCAGAAGATATTGAGCGATTAATCGTTGCGATTGGTCAGTCAATGTACTGGAAACAAGCAGAATTGGTGGCGTGA
- the phnX gene encoding phosphonoacetaldehyde hydrolase, whose protein sequence is MTVSTSPVQAVIFDWAGTIVDFGSFAPTSIFVEAFKQGFDFEISLDEAREPMGVGKWDHIQAVGRIPQVDKRWQEQFGRSMNSDDVDRIYATFMPLQKAKVADHAEPILNAIEVVNQLKQRGIKIGSCSGYPREVMDVLIPAAADYGYQPDYVVATDDLPQGGRPAPFMALKNVIELGVTNVGACIKVDDSAPGIDEGHNAGMWTVGLLLSGNEAGLTFEEYQAASEETLAKAREKARAKFIKSSPHYLIDTIADLPAVIAEIESRIEAGERP, encoded by the coding sequence ATGACTGTATCAACTTCACCTGTACAAGCGGTTATTTTTGATTGGGCAGGCACCATTGTTGATTTTGGCTCTTTTGCACCAACCAGTATTTTTGTTGAAGCGTTTAAACAAGGCTTTGACTTTGAGATTTCACTCGATGAAGCACGTGAGCCTATGGGAGTGGGCAAATGGGATCATATCCAGGCTGTCGGCCGTATACCGCAAGTTGATAAACGCTGGCAAGAGCAGTTTGGCCGTTCAATGAACAGTGATGATGTCGACCGCATTTACGCGACTTTTATGCCGCTTCAAAAAGCGAAAGTTGCTGACCATGCCGAGCCGATTTTGAATGCCATTGAAGTCGTGAATCAACTTAAGCAGCGTGGCATTAAAATTGGTTCGTGTTCTGGCTACCCACGCGAAGTCATGGACGTATTGATCCCAGCTGCGGCAGATTACGGCTACCAGCCAGATTATGTGGTTGCCACTGACGACTTACCACAAGGTGGCCGCCCTGCACCATTCATGGCGCTCAAAAACGTCATCGAGCTAGGCGTGACCAACGTTGGCGCGTGCATCAAAGTGGATGACTCTGCGCCGGGCATCGATGAAGGGCATAACGCGGGCATGTGGACAGTGGGATTACTGCTTTCTGGAAATGAAGCCGGATTAACTTTTGAAGAATATCAAGCGGCTAGTGAAGAGACTCTTGCTAAAGCTCGCGAAAAAGCACGAGCAAAATTCATCAAGAGCTCGCCGCATTACCTTATTGATACTATCGCAGACCTCCCGGCTGTGATTGCTGAAATCGAAAGCCGAATTGAAGCTGGCGAACGTCCATAG
- the yjjG gene encoding pyrimidine 5'-nucleotidase, whose product MKYDWILFDADETLFHFDSFKGMQLMFSRKGVDFTQQDFEHYQKVNKPLWVDYQDGKITAHELKHTRFQEWAEKLETTTQELNSAFLEAMADICTLLPGAKELMEALHGKAKMGIITNGFTELQAIRLERTGMTEFFDHVIISEEVGVAKPDAGIFSHALEVMGNPCKSKILMVGDNPHSDILGGINFGIETCWLNSHSEEQVQGISPKYTVNSLHQLREILVA is encoded by the coding sequence ATGAAGTACGATTGGATCTTGTTTGACGCTGACGAAACCCTGTTCCACTTTGATTCATTCAAGGGGATGCAGCTGATGTTCTCTCGCAAAGGTGTCGATTTTACTCAACAGGACTTTGAGCATTACCAAAAGGTGAACAAGCCTTTATGGGTGGACTACCAAGACGGTAAGATTACCGCCCACGAACTTAAACACACGCGCTTTCAGGAGTGGGCTGAGAAATTAGAAACCACAACGCAAGAACTCAATAGCGCCTTTTTGGAAGCGATGGCTGATATTTGTACACTGCTGCCGGGTGCTAAAGAGCTCATGGAAGCCCTCCACGGCAAAGCGAAAATGGGCATCATTACGAATGGATTTACTGAGCTACAAGCGATTCGTTTAGAAAGAACAGGTATGACAGAGTTCTTTGACCATGTGATCATTTCTGAGGAAGTCGGCGTAGCAAAACCGGATGCGGGTATCTTCAGTCATGCCCTAGAAGTGATGGGGAATCCGTGTAAAAGCAAAATATTGATGGTGGGCGATAACCCGCACTCGGATATTCTCGGTGGTATTAACTTTGGCATCGAAACGTGTTGGCTAAACAGCCATAGCGAAGAGCAGGTACAAGGGATTTCGCCAAAGTATACGGTGAATTCATTGCATCAACTGAGAGAGATTCTTGTTGCTTAA
- a CDS encoding LysR family transcriptional regulator codes for MQAFSSIPVFVAVVECGGFSPAANKLNITKSAVSKRINQLEDELGIRLLNRTTRKLSLTEAGKRYYEYVSQSLNLAQQGIDAVTELQGKPRGKLKLTAPMSFGVLHVAPLVAEFLTRYPDVEIDLQLEDRMVDLVQDGYDLGIRIGNLPLSNLVAKRLTPCRSVLCASPDYLKQHGSPTKPSDLSSHNCLQYSYYRGGSEWTFESMGHEFKVVPKGRLTVNNSEAIRRAVIEGVGIGQLPTFIVAKDIAAGSLVPVMQDYQLPIHAVYAVFPERKHMPVKVRSFIDFISERLGADRPYWDDLIKGTLNV; via the coding sequence ATGCAAGCTTTCTCATCCATTCCTGTTTTTGTTGCCGTCGTCGAATGCGGTGGCTTCTCTCCTGCGGCAAACAAACTTAACATCACTAAGTCAGCGGTGAGTAAGCGCATCAACCAGCTGGAAGACGAACTGGGTATTCGCCTGCTCAACCGCACCACCAGAAAACTGAGCCTAACCGAAGCGGGTAAACGCTATTATGAGTATGTTTCTCAATCTTTAAACCTAGCTCAGCAAGGGATCGACGCAGTCACCGAGCTACAAGGAAAGCCACGCGGGAAGCTCAAATTAACCGCTCCCATGTCTTTCGGTGTGCTGCATGTTGCGCCTTTAGTGGCGGAGTTCCTGACCCGTTACCCTGATGTCGAGATAGATCTCCAACTGGAAGATCGCATGGTGGATTTGGTTCAGGATGGCTATGACTTAGGTATCCGCATTGGCAACCTACCCCTCTCAAACCTTGTCGCCAAACGACTCACTCCGTGCCGAAGCGTACTTTGTGCATCGCCTGATTATCTAAAGCAACACGGTTCTCCAACCAAACCGTCCGACCTGTCGAGTCATAACTGCCTGCAATACTCCTACTACCGTGGTGGTTCGGAGTGGACCTTTGAGTCAATGGGGCATGAGTTTAAAGTCGTGCCAAAAGGTCGCTTAACGGTTAACAATAGTGAGGCGATCCGCAGAGCAGTGATTGAAGGTGTGGGTATTGGCCAACTGCCTACTTTCATCGTCGCAAAAGACATTGCTGCTGGCTCGCTCGTTCCCGTGATGCAAGACTACCAACTTCCCATACACGCCGTTTACGCAGTCTTTCCAGAACGAAAACATATGCCTGTAAAAGTAAGATCTTTCATTGATTTCATCAGTGAGCGATTAGGCGCAGATAGGCCTTACTGGGATGACTTGATTAAAGGCACGCTCAATGTGTGA
- the elbB gene encoding isoprenoid biosynthesis glyoxalase ElbB, with translation MKKVAVILSGSGVFDGSEIHEAVLALHAIEKEGASWHCFAPDIDQLHVINHKTGEEMDEKRNVLVEAARIARGNIEDVEKLHADDFDALLLPGGFGAAKNLTDFAVKGAECSINTHVARACRDFANAKKPAGYLCISPVIIPMIYENGVKGTIGNDAATSAAFDAMGGVHTDCSVNSIVYDEEHKVLSTPAYMLAGSISEAASGIEKLVSKLISLT, from the coding sequence ATGAAAAAAGTAGCCGTCATACTTAGTGGCTCAGGTGTATTCGATGGATCTGAAATCCATGAGGCTGTACTAGCATTGCATGCAATAGAAAAAGAAGGTGCGAGCTGGCACTGTTTCGCGCCTGATATCGATCAGCTTCACGTGATTAATCATAAAACCGGCGAAGAAATGGATGAAAAGCGCAACGTGCTCGTCGAAGCTGCACGTATTGCGCGTGGAAATATTGAAGACGTCGAAAAGTTACATGCGGATGACTTTGATGCTCTGCTTCTGCCGGGAGGATTTGGCGCAGCCAAAAATCTGACAGACTTTGCAGTAAAAGGCGCAGAATGCAGTATTAACACGCATGTCGCTAGGGCTTGTCGCGATTTTGCTAATGCCAAGAAGCCAGCTGGCTACTTATGTATTTCGCCAGTAATTATACCGATGATCTACGAAAATGGTGTGAAAGGTACGATAGGTAACGACGCGGCCACATCTGCTGCGTTTGACGCTATGGGCGGTGTTCATACCGACTGTTCAGTGAACAGCATTGTCTACGATGAAGAGCACAAGGTGCTTTCTACTCCCGCTTATATGCTCGCTGGCTCAATTTCTGAAGCCGCTAGTGGTATCGAGAAGTTGGTGTCAAAACTCATCTCCCTCACCTAA
- the yiaY gene encoding L-threonine dehydrogenase has product MTSAFFIPTVNLMGAGCLTDAADNIQSQGFKKGLIVTDKILNQIGVVKKVQDLLTERGVGTVVFDGTQPNPTISNVNDGLELLKSNDCDFVVSLGGGSPHDCAKGIALVASNGGKIGDYEGVDQSAKPMLPLIAINTTAGTASEMTRFCIITDEERHIKMAIVDKHTTPLVSVNDPELMLAKPASLTAATGMDALTHAVEAYVSTAATPITDAVAIKAIELIHAHLRTAVSNGDDLEAREQMAYAQFMAGMAFNNASLGYVHAMAHQLGGFYDLPHGVCNAILLPHVQRYNAQVVPARLRDVAKALGVNVEGMTPEQGADAAIDAIVSLAKDVGIPAGIQELGAKSEDIPTLADNALKDACGFTNPKQATHEEISAIFEAAM; this is encoded by the coding sequence ATGACTAGTGCGTTTTTCATTCCTACAGTTAACCTAATGGGTGCTGGTTGTCTTACAGACGCAGCAGATAACATCCAATCTCAAGGTTTTAAAAAAGGCCTTATCGTCACTGACAAAATCTTGAACCAAATCGGTGTTGTTAAAAAAGTTCAAGACCTTCTTACAGAACGTGGGGTTGGTACTGTAGTCTTTGATGGCACTCAGCCTAACCCAACTATCTCTAACGTGAATGACGGGCTTGAACTGTTAAAATCCAATGACTGTGATTTCGTTGTTTCTCTGGGCGGCGGTTCTCCGCACGACTGTGCAAAAGGTATCGCTCTTGTTGCATCAAACGGTGGGAAAATTGGCGACTACGAAGGCGTAGACCAGTCAGCTAAGCCTATGCTGCCATTGATTGCTATCAACACAACAGCAGGTACGGCATCTGAAATGACACGTTTCTGCATCATTACCGATGAAGAGCGCCACATTAAGATGGCTATCGTTGATAAGCACACAACGCCACTTGTTTCGGTAAATGATCCTGAGCTAATGCTAGCAAAACCAGCTTCGCTGACTGCAGCAACAGGGATGGACGCACTTACACACGCTGTTGAAGCTTACGTATCAACAGCAGCGACACCAATCACTGATGCTGTCGCGATTAAAGCGATCGAGCTGATCCATGCGCATCTACGCACGGCTGTAAGCAACGGCGACGATCTTGAAGCACGTGAGCAAATGGCTTACGCACAGTTTATGGCGGGTATGGCGTTTAACAATGCGTCACTGGGTTACGTTCACGCAATGGCGCACCAGCTAGGTGGGTTCTACGACTTACCTCATGGTGTTTGTAACGCGATTCTTCTTCCGCACGTACAACGTTACAACGCGCAAGTGGTACCTGCTCGTCTACGCGACGTAGCGAAAGCACTGGGTGTAAATGTTGAAGGTATGACACCAGAACAAGGTGCGGACGCGGCGATCGACGCAATCGTGTCACTAGCGAAAGATGTTGGCATCCCAGCAGGCATCCAAGAGCTTGGTGCAAAATCAGAAGATATCCCTACCCTTGCTGATAATGCGCTAAAAGACGCTTGTGGTTTTACCAACCCTAAACAAGCCACTCACGAAGAGATCTCTGCTATCTTCGAAGCAGCAATGTAA